A part of Sinorhizobium chiapasense genomic DNA contains:
- a CDS encoding LysM peptidoglycan-binding domain-containing protein encodes MMKNKAGWVALSVLAAATALMVFVVQPNLRDDDKEQAAQPIASGGQPAETKSAAKVETTPAAPEGQAAAPDVASKATADASNPATWTVPGFDILRVEPDGSTVIAGRAQPGTKLEILSGNTVIGTADVGAAGDFAAVFDKPLVAGDHQLTLRSVGAGGVTKTSEEVATVSVPKDSTGQLLAMVSKPGEASRLITTPEVDAKPADVAVQPNAQGGEPEGTLDTPAKPAGVPGLQVTAVEIEGGTIYVAGNAKPGALVRIYADDKFVGEMKADDKGKFVVDGSIDLAVGSHIIRADMLNGDGGKVTMRASVPFDRPAGSQVAAVAGGQSEAASNELDRLRGEASKAVALLKGLFADGKRPSAEQLAAARSATEFALQSLADFKPADNANQALATAAAEASKAAADALAVLKSSQQDPASVATALAKVEATVGPVLTRSSAVAEAVVESGAALAVDAAKPMKPPVAEGAGSAAAAPASEQAATSVETPGQPATIEQAPLKESKTSVIIRRGDTLWQISRRVYGAGVRYTTIYLANREQIENPDLIRPGQVFGVPDEAMSEDESREMHRKHVKHEE; translated from the coding sequence CGCCACCGCCTTGATGGTTTTCGTTGTCCAGCCAAATCTGCGCGACGACGACAAGGAGCAGGCCGCACAGCCGATCGCGAGTGGCGGCCAGCCGGCCGAGACGAAGTCGGCGGCCAAGGTCGAAACCACCCCGGCCGCCCCGGAGGGTCAGGCGGCTGCGCCGGATGTCGCGAGCAAGGCGACCGCTGACGCGTCCAATCCTGCGACCTGGACGGTTCCGGGCTTCGATATCCTTCGCGTCGAGCCCGATGGATCGACCGTCATCGCCGGCCGCGCCCAGCCCGGCACCAAACTCGAAATCCTCAGTGGCAATACCGTTATCGGCACGGCTGACGTCGGCGCCGCCGGCGATTTCGCCGCCGTTTTTGACAAGCCGCTTGTCGCCGGCGATCACCAGTTGACTCTGCGCAGTGTCGGTGCAGGTGGCGTAACCAAGACGTCCGAAGAAGTGGCGACGGTCTCCGTGCCGAAGGACTCGACCGGCCAATTGCTGGCAATGGTGTCCAAGCCCGGCGAAGCGAGCCGCCTGATCACCACGCCTGAGGTCGATGCAAAGCCGGCGGACGTTGCCGTTCAGCCGAATGCGCAAGGCGGTGAGCCTGAGGGCACGCTCGATACGCCGGCGAAACCCGCTGGCGTTCCGGGTCTTCAGGTTACCGCCGTCGAGATCGAGGGCGGGACGATATACGTTGCCGGTAACGCCAAGCCCGGTGCGTTGGTGCGCATCTATGCCGACGATAAGTTCGTCGGCGAGATGAAAGCCGACGACAAGGGCAAATTCGTCGTTGACGGCTCGATCGATCTGGCAGTCGGCAGCCACATCATCCGGGCCGACATGCTGAACGGGGACGGCGGCAAGGTGACGATGCGCGCATCGGTGCCCTTCGACCGACCGGCTGGCAGCCAGGTGGCTGCCGTCGCTGGCGGGCAGTCGGAGGCGGCGAGCAACGAGCTTGACCGCTTGCGGGGCGAGGCGAGCAAGGCGGTTGCCTTGCTCAAGGGACTTTTCGCCGATGGCAAACGGCCCTCCGCCGAGCAGCTTGCCGCGGCCCGTTCGGCCACGGAATTTGCGCTGCAGTCGCTCGCCGACTTCAAGCCGGCGGACAATGCAAACCAGGCACTGGCGACGGCCGCAGCGGAAGCGTCGAAAGCCGCGGCCGATGCTTTGGCGGTGCTCAAGTCGTCACAGCAGGACCCGGCAAGCGTCGCCACGGCCCTGGCAAAGGTCGAGGCAACGGTCGGCCCTGTGCTGACCCGGTCTAGTGCTGTCGCCGAGGCTGTTGTTGAGTCTGGTGCCGCGTTGGCTGTCGACGCAGCCAAGCCGATGAAGCCGCCGGTGGCCGAAGGCGCTGGCAGCGCTGCCGCAGCGCCCGCATCCGAACAGGCCGCTACATCGGTCGAGACACCCGGGCAACCCGCGACGATCGAGCAAGCTCCGCTCAAGGAGAGCAAGACGTCGGTCATCATCCGCCGCGGCGACACGCTCTGGCAGATTTCGCGCCGGGTCTACGGGGCAGGGGTTCGCTACACGACGATTTACCTTGCCAACCGGGAGCAGATCGAAAACCCCGACTTAATCCGTCCGGGTCAGGTTTTCGGTGTTCCGGACGAGGCGATGTCCGAAGACGAATCGCGGGAAATGCACCGCAAGCACGTGAAGCACGAAGAATAG